The Actinomycetota bacterium genome includes a region encoding these proteins:
- a CDS encoding sugar phosphate isomerase/epimerase, which translates to MKSPPRLLFSTAPFYRFPLREGLRLVAEAGYDGVEVMVTQDPVTQEAHLLNAATREFDLSVHVVHAPFLLMTRRVWGTDPTGKIVRAVQLAESVGASLVVIHPPYRWQVRFRRWVEHDLAEFSARTGVAIAVENMFPVRLPGERGLTFHSGQEIEELDRNPYLVLDTSHAAVAQLDILDMYRRYRDKLLHIHLSNNAGKGWDSHLPVYDGFLPLAEFLDLIVEDGFPGTVSLELDLRPYFRDDRALKEVLVRNREFCEARLLQARPAGR; encoded by the coding sequence TTGAAGTCGCCGCCGAGGCTGCTGTTCTCCACCGCCCCCTTCTACCGGTTCCCGCTCCGGGAGGGGCTCCGGCTCGTGGCGGAGGCCGGCTACGACGGCGTCGAGGTCATGGTGACACAGGACCCCGTCACGCAGGAAGCCCACCTCCTCAATGCCGCCACCCGCGAGTTCGACCTGTCCGTGCACGTCGTGCACGCGCCGTTCCTGTTGATGACGAGGCGGGTGTGGGGGACCGACCCCACCGGCAAGATCGTCCGGGCGGTGCAGCTGGCCGAATCGGTGGGCGCGTCGCTGGTGGTGATCCACCCGCCATACCGGTGGCAGGTCCGGTTCCGCCGCTGGGTCGAGCACGACCTGGCCGAGTTCTCCGCCCGGACCGGCGTCGCCATCGCCGTGGAGAACATGTTCCCGGTCCGGCTGCCCGGCGAGCGCGGGCTGACCTTTCACTCCGGGCAGGAGATCGAGGAGCTCGACCGGAACCCCTACCTCGTGCTGGACACCAGCCACGCCGCGGTGGCCCAGCTGGACATCCTGGACATGTACCGGCGCTACCGGGACAAGCTCCTGCACATCCACCTGTCGAACAACGCCGGCAAGGGGTGGGACTCCCACCTCCCGGTGTACGACGGATTCCTGCCCCTGGCCGAGTTCCTCGACCTGATCGTGGAGGACGGCTTCCCCGGGACCGTGTCGCTCGAGCTCGACCTCCGGCCCTATTTCAGGGACGACCGGGCCCTCAAGGAGGTCCTGGTTCGCAACCGGGAGTTCTGCGAGGCCCGCCTGCTCCAGGCGCGCCCGGCCGGTCGCTGA
- a CDS encoding long-chain fatty acid--CoA ligase: protein MNASDVLARSAARVPDRTALLFRGRPVTYAQLDAAVDRAAAGLAGLGLEPGDRVAFLVGNVPEFVLSLYGTWRAGAVGVPLNVMLTSAEVGAILADAGARAVVVEMTYLPTVLGARDRLPDLAHVLVVAGPPVPPGTMSFEEALADAGDPPPAGPEGAADGEGGDGGLALIQYTSGTTANPKGAMLTHANLTANIEQMKAVPTAVTQDDVVLAVLPLFHIYGLNAILATALDAGATTLLVERFDPEETLQLVQRHGVTVLPGAPPMFSAWLALSEPSPAAFRSVRLALSGAAPLQPEVQEGFRDRFGVPLWDSYGLTEAAPAVTTSALGETPRWGSIGLPLPGVDVRLVDERGDDVEEGDPGEIVVRGTNVFLGYWNREEDTRASMFEGGWLRTGDVAVRDEDGYLYLVDRKKDLVIVSGFNVYPKEVEEVLIRHPGVQEVGVIGIPDPRTGEAVKAMVVLEPGATATTQELADFAATSLARFKVPREIEVVSQLPRLPTGKVLRRALRGQEILGGTPEPQEPQGT, encoded by the coding sequence ATGAACGCGTCGGACGTGCTGGCCCGATCGGCGGCCCGGGTCCCGGACCGGACGGCCCTGCTGTTCCGGGGCCGCCCGGTCACGTACGCGCAGCTGGACGCCGCCGTGGACCGGGCCGCCGCCGGCCTGGCCGGGCTCGGCCTGGAGCCGGGAGACCGGGTGGCGTTCCTGGTCGGGAACGTGCCCGAGTTCGTCCTGTCCCTGTACGGGACGTGGCGGGCCGGCGCCGTGGGCGTGCCGCTCAACGTGATGCTGACCTCGGCGGAGGTCGGTGCCATCCTGGCCGACGCCGGGGCCAGGGCGGTGGTGGTGGAGATGACCTACCTCCCCACGGTCCTGGGGGCCCGGGACCGCCTCCCCGACCTCGCGCACGTCCTGGTGGTGGCCGGACCACCCGTCCCCCCGGGAACCATGTCGTTCGAGGAGGCCCTGGCCGACGCCGGCGACCCGCCCCCGGCCGGCCCTGAAGGGGCGGCCGACGGGGAAGGCGGCGACGGCGGCCTGGCGCTCATCCAGTACACGTCCGGGACCACCGCCAACCCCAAGGGCGCCATGCTCACCCACGCCAACCTGACGGCGAACATCGAGCAGATGAAGGCGGTCCCCACGGCGGTCACCCAGGACGACGTCGTGCTGGCCGTGCTCCCGCTGTTCCACATCTACGGGCTGAACGCCATCCTGGCCACGGCCCTGGATGCCGGGGCCACGACCCTGCTGGTGGAGCGGTTCGACCCCGAGGAGACCCTCCAGCTGGTGCAGCGCCACGGGGTCACGGTCCTGCCGGGCGCTCCGCCCATGTTTTCGGCGTGGCTCGCGCTTTCCGAGCCCTCACCGGCGGCCTTTCGCTCCGTCCGCCTGGCCCTGTCCGGCGCGGCCCCGCTCCAGCCCGAGGTCCAGGAGGGGTTCCGGGACCGGTTCGGTGTCCCCTTGTGGGACAGCTACGGGCTCACCGAGGCCGCGCCCGCCGTCACCACCAGCGCCCTCGGCGAGACCCCCCGCTGGGGCTCCATCGGCCTGCCCCTGCCGGGGGTGGACGTCCGGCTGGTTGACGAGCGGGGCGACGACGTCGAGGAGGGTGACCCGGGCGAGATCGTGGTGCGAGGCACGAACGTCTTCCTGGGCTACTGGAACCGGGAGGAGGACACCCGCGCCTCCATGTTCGAGGGCGGGTGGCTCCGCACCGGCGACGTGGCCGTTCGGGACGAGGACGGCTACCTGTACCTGGTGGACCGGAAGAAGGACCTCGTCATCGTGTCCGGCTTCAACGTGTACCCGAAGGAGGTCGAGGAGGTCCTGATCCGCCATCCCGGGGTCCAGGAGGTCGGGGTCATCGGCATCCCGGACCCGCGCACCGGCGAGGCAGTGAAGGCCATGGTGGTGCTGGAGCCCGGCGCCACCGCCACCACCCAGGAGCTGGCAGACTTCGCGGCGACGTCCCTGGCCCGGTTCAAGGTTCCCCGAGAGATCGAAGTCGTCTCCCAGCTCCCTCGCCTCCCCACCGGGAAGGTCCTGCGCCGGGCCCTCCGAGGCCAGGAGATCCTGGGCGGGACCCCGGAACCGCAGGAGCCGCAGGGCACGTAG